One genomic region from Cetobacterium sp. 8H encodes:
- the brnQ gene encoding branched-chain amino acid transport system II carrier protein, which translates to MNRKKEVLILGFALFSMFFGAGNLLFPPSVGVAVGENWFQAGLGFFLTGIGLPLLGILAFTKVGSLDEFANKVSNKFNILYSTILILVIGPLFAIPRTGSTTFEMGVLPLFPNHNPLFIAIATSVLFFGLTLFLVLNESSITDILGKFLTPIILTILILITVLGITNDLGTPVKSVIQGNQFSYGFISGYQTMDALASVLFGVIIIRGLEGKGITDSKEQKFFLSNAGFIAAIGLGFIYLSLIYLGAQISSLKGLSTAQTTLTLAQLTLGHIGKVAFGVCVAAACLTTSVGLVALASEWFSKLINISYKKLAAIICLFSAVLSVAGLDHIISLSVPVLVVLYPVTIVLILLNIFGVKNHLSFKFVVITTLLISIAEICGLNLSFIPFAKEGFAWVIPALVVFILSTLIKSDVTVSESI; encoded by the coding sequence ATGAACAGAAAAAAAGAGGTTTTAATTTTAGGTTTTGCTTTGTTTTCTATGTTTTTCGGTGCCGGTAACTTATTATTTCCACCTTCTGTTGGTGTTGCAGTTGGGGAAAATTGGTTTCAAGCTGGTCTAGGGTTTTTTCTAACGGGTATTGGACTACCATTATTAGGAATTCTTGCTTTTACTAAAGTTGGAAGTTTAGATGAGTTTGCAAATAAAGTTTCTAATAAGTTTAATATATTATATTCAACGATTTTAATTTTGGTTATTGGACCATTATTTGCTATTCCAAGAACAGGATCTACTACTTTTGAAATGGGTGTTCTACCTTTATTTCCGAATCACAATCCATTGTTCATAGCTATTGCTACATCTGTTTTATTTTTCGGATTAACACTTTTCTTAGTTTTAAACGAATCTAGTATTACAGATATTTTAGGAAAATTCTTAACCCCAATAATACTTACAATCCTTATTCTTATAACAGTTCTAGGGATTACTAACGATTTAGGTACACCTGTGAAATCTGTTATACAAGGAAATCAATTTTCTTATGGTTTTATTAGTGGATATCAAACAATGGATGCTTTAGCTTCAGTTTTATTTGGTGTTATTATTATAAGAGGACTTGAGGGAAAAGGAATTACAGACTCTAAAGAACAAAAATTTTTCTTAAGTAATGCTGGATTTATTGCAGCAATAGGATTAGGGTTTATCTATCTTAGCCTTATCTATCTTGGAGCTCAAATAAGTAGTTTAAAAGGTCTTAGTACAGCTCAAACCACTTTAACTTTAGCACAATTAACTCTAGGTCATATTGGTAAAGTTGCTTTTGGTGTTTGTGTTGCAGCTGCATGTCTAACTACATCTGTTGGTTTAGTTGCACTTGCGAGTGAATGGTTCTCTAAACTTATAAATATATCTTACAAAAAATTAGCTGCTATTATCTGCCTATTTTCAGCAGTTCTTTCTGTAGCTGGATTAGATCATATTATTAGCTTATCTGTTCCTGTGCTTGTTGTTCTTTACCCAGTAACTATCGTTTTAATATTACTTAATATTTTTGGTGTAAAAAATCATTTGAGTTTTAAGTTTGTTGTTATTACAACTTTACTTATAAGCATTGCAGAAATTTGTGGATTAAACCTTTCTTTCATTCCTTTTGCTAAAGAAGGATTTGCTTGGGTTATTCCAGCTTTAGTTGTTTTTATTCTTAGTACATTGATTAAAAGTGATGTAACTGTTAGCGAAAGTATCTAA
- a CDS encoding sodium:alanine symporter family protein produces the protein MEMIRTIIDSTNNFLWGKNILVIMLIGMAVYASYRTKFMQIRLFGKIVATLKGETTDGEKISSLEAFYLGTACRVGAGNIAGVVAAISVGGAGALFWMWLVALLGASTAFLESVLAVVHREKDKDGNYRGGTPWIIKNRLGKKWIGTIYAIASIICYIGVIQVMSNSVTESVSGAYGVNPKIISVILAIIVAITIFGKSKKDKIVMALNKIVPAMAFLYIAVVLYVILTNLTGIPAMFGKIFSAAFGVDQIAGGALGGVIMQGVKRGLFSNEAGSGNGNYAAALADVDEPVKQGMVQSLSVFVDTLVICSATAFVILLADSNSIQGLNGMVLFQEALKSHIGWIGIPFTVIILFFFSFSTILGVTFYGKNALQYINESSKLNTCYQLLVVWMVYVGGIEQNFFVWSLADFGLGIMTVINIGVICPLVNEAVEYLEKYEQKIKGYVKINP, from the coding sequence ATGGAAATGATAAGAACAATTATTGATTCAACAAATAATTTCTTGTGGGGAAAAAATATCTTAGTGATCATGCTAATTGGAATGGCAGTTTATGCTAGTTATAGAACAAAATTTATGCAAATAAGGTTATTTGGAAAGATTGTAGCAACACTAAAAGGAGAAACAACAGATGGAGAAAAGATTAGCTCTTTAGAAGCATTTTATCTTGGAACAGCATGTAGAGTTGGAGCTGGAAATATTGCAGGAGTAGTTGCAGCAATCTCTGTGGGAGGAGCAGGAGCTTTATTCTGGATGTGGTTAGTTGCATTGTTAGGAGCATCAACTGCGTTTCTAGAGTCAGTTTTAGCAGTTGTTCATAGAGAAAAGGATAAAGATGGAAATTATAGAGGTGGAACGCCTTGGATTATAAAAAATAGATTAGGTAAAAAATGGATTGGAACAATATATGCTATTGCTTCAATAATATGTTACATTGGAGTAATTCAAGTCATGTCTAATTCAGTTACAGAATCTGTTTCTGGAGCATATGGTGTAAATCCTAAAATAATATCTGTTATATTAGCTATAATTGTTGCAATAACAATATTTGGAAAAAGTAAAAAAGATAAGATAGTAATGGCTTTAAATAAAATAGTTCCAGCGATGGCATTTTTGTATATAGCAGTTGTTTTATATGTAATTTTAACAAATTTAACAGGAATTCCAGCAATGTTTGGAAAGATATTTTCTGCGGCATTTGGAGTAGACCAAATTGCAGGTGGAGCTTTAGGTGGAGTTATAATGCAAGGTGTTAAAAGAGGATTGTTTTCTAATGAAGCTGGAAGTGGAAATGGAAATTATGCAGCTGCTTTAGCAGACGTAGATGAGCCAGTGAAGCAAGGAATGGTTCAATCGCTTAGTGTTTTTGTGGATACATTAGTAATATGTAGTGCAACAGCTTTTGTAATATTATTAGCAGATTCAAATTCAATCCAAGGATTAAATGGGATGGTGCTTTTCCAAGAAGCTTTAAAATCACATATTGGATGGATTGGAATTCCGTTTACTGTTATAATTTTATTTTTCTTTTCATTCAGTACAATACTGGGAGTGACTTTCTATGGTAAAAATGCTCTTCAATATATAAATGAGAGCTCTAAATTAAATACATGTTATCAATTATTGGTAGTTTGGATGGTATATGTTGGTGGAATTGAACAAAACTTCTTTGTATGGTCATTAGCAGATTTTGGATTAGGAATTATGACAGTTATTAATATAGGAGTTATTTGTCCTTTAGTAAATGAAGCTGTAGAATATTTAGAAAAATATGAGCAAAAAATAAAAGGATATGTTAAAATAAACCCATAA
- a CDS encoding NCS2 family permease, translating into MERLFQLKEHGTTVKQEVIAGVTTFLTMAYIIFVNPSILSMTGMDKGALITVTCLASAIGTGITALWVNAPLAMAPGMGLNAFFTFTLVLGNGATWQQALGVVFISGIIFLALTFSGLREKIIDAIPSELRLAVGAGIGLFIAFIGMQGMGLIISNPATIVGLGKFNISVVLGLVGFAIMGLLEMRDVKGGILIGIVITTVLGIVFGAVDLPTSVVSMPPSIAPIALKLDIIGAIQPIFLGSIFSFMFVDLFDSLGTIMACAHEAEMIDEKGKIKNVSKILEADAMATVIGSLLGTSTTTTFVESASGIAVGGRTGLTALTTAFLFVVSLFFSPIIGIVPAFATAPALILVGVYMFKNLLDINFHKIEVAIPCFLIIIMMPLTYSISIGIAFGFVSYILVSLFNGKIKDIKPIMWAIGFFSIIELMFK; encoded by the coding sequence ATGGAAAGATTGTTTCAATTAAAAGAGCATGGAACAACGGTAAAACAAGAGGTTATAGCAGGAGTAACAACATTTCTAACAATGGCGTACATAATATTTGTTAATCCATCAATTTTATCTATGACAGGTATGGATAAAGGAGCTTTAATAACTGTAACTTGTCTAGCATCAGCTATTGGTACAGGAATAACTGCACTTTGGGTTAATGCTCCATTAGCAATGGCACCGGGGATGGGATTAAATGCGTTCTTCACATTTACATTGGTATTAGGGAATGGAGCTACTTGGCAACAAGCTCTAGGAGTAGTTTTTATATCGGGAATAATTTTCTTAGCACTTACTTTTTCAGGATTAAGAGAAAAAATAATAGATGCGATACCTTCTGAATTAAGACTTGCTGTAGGAGCAGGAATAGGACTTTTTATAGCTTTTATAGGAATGCAGGGAATGGGTTTAATTATTAGTAATCCAGCTACTATTGTAGGACTTGGTAAGTTTAATATAAGTGTTGTTTTAGGACTAGTAGGATTTGCCATAATGGGACTACTAGAAATGAGAGATGTAAAGGGTGGAATACTTATCGGAATAGTTATAACAACAGTTTTAGGAATAGTATTTGGTGCAGTTGATTTACCTACAAGTGTAGTTTCGATGCCGCCAAGTATAGCACCAATAGCACTTAAGTTAGATATAATAGGAGCTATTCAACCAATATTTTTAGGATCGATATTTTCATTTATGTTTGTTGATTTATTTGATTCTCTAGGAACAATAATGGCTTGTGCTCATGAGGCAGAAATGATTGATGAGAAAGGTAAAATAAAAAATGTAAGTAAGATATTAGAAGCAGACGCAATGGCAACAGTAATTGGATCACTTTTAGGAACATCAACAACAACAACGTTTGTAGAGTCAGCATCAGGAATAGCCGTAGGTGGAAGAACAGGTTTAACAGCTTTAACGACAGCTTTCTTATTTGTAGTATCATTGTTCTTTTCTCCAATAATAGGTATTGTACCAGCTTTTGCAACAGCACCAGCATTAATATTAGTAGGAGTATATATGTTTAAAAATCTACTAGATATAAATTTCCATAAAATAGAAGTTGCTATACCTTGTTTCTTAATAATAATAATGATGCCATTAACATATAGTATTTCAATTGGAATCGCTTTTGGATTTGTATCATACATATTAGTATCTTTATTCAATGGAAAAATAAAAGACATAAAGCCAATAATGTGGGCTATAGGTTTCTTTTCAATAATAGAATTAATGTTTAAGTAA